One genomic segment of Streptomyces caniferus includes these proteins:
- a CDS encoding class I SAM-dependent methyltransferase, whose translation MAQSGNQRAGGRGRARPKGSIATGNARQAEAWDGEEGKYWAEERERYEARYRHLTPHLMAAAGLRAGSRVLDVGCGNGGTSLAAARVATDGSVLGVDLSGQQLSTARQRATAAGLRQVTFEQADAQVHRFGRGAFDVALSRFGVMFFAAPEAAFGNIAHALRPGGRLAFLCWRRLRENAYLTVPAGAIAPYAQPPDLDAPGTPGSFSLADADRIRKLLDGAGFDEISVGPVDEPMWMGADPDDATAHQLGIPDWRAVLAGASGEARGAARAALRRAMAEHHGPGGVSLGCAAWLVTGRRR comes from the coding sequence ATGGCGCAGAGCGGAAATCAGCGCGCGGGCGGCAGGGGCAGGGCGCGGCCGAAGGGGAGCATCGCTACGGGCAACGCCCGGCAGGCGGAGGCGTGGGACGGTGAGGAGGGGAAGTACTGGGCCGAGGAGCGGGAACGCTACGAGGCGCGATACCGGCACCTCACCCCCCATCTCATGGCCGCGGCCGGTTTACGGGCCGGCAGCCGGGTGCTGGACGTCGGATGCGGCAACGGCGGTACCAGCCTGGCGGCGGCACGGGTCGCCACGGACGGATCGGTGCTCGGCGTCGACCTGTCGGGACAACAGCTGAGCACGGCCCGGCAGCGCGCCACCGCGGCGGGCCTGCGACAGGTGACGTTCGAGCAGGCGGACGCGCAGGTCCACCGTTTCGGGAGGGGCGCCTTCGATGTCGCGCTCAGCCGCTTCGGCGTGATGTTCTTCGCTGCCCCGGAGGCAGCCTTCGGCAATATCGCACACGCCCTTCGCCCGGGCGGCCGGCTGGCGTTCCTGTGCTGGCGGCGGCTGAGGGAGAACGCGTATCTGACCGTGCCGGCCGGCGCCATCGCCCCGTATGCGCAGCCGCCGGACCTCGATGCGCCGGGCACCCCGGGCTCGTTCTCGCTCGCCGACGCCGACCGGATCAGGAAGCTGCTGGACGGCGCCGGTTTCGACGAGATCTCCGTCGGCCCCGTCGACGAGCCGATGTGGATGGGGGCCGATCCGGACGACGCGACGGCCCATCAGCTCGGCATTCCGGACTGGCGTGCGGTGCTGGCCGGGGCGAGCGGGGAAGCGCGGGGCGCGGCGCGCGCCGCGCTCCGTCGCGCGATGGCCGAGCACCATGGCCCGGGCGGTGTCTCGCTCGGCTGCGCGGCGTGGCTGGTGACCGGGCGACGCCGGTGA
- a CDS encoding serine hydrolase domain-containing protein gives MGPAIVDGRCAPGFTGVREAFERNFSEHGDIGAAVTVTVEGEAVVDLWGGRADAAGTRAWERDTLVNVYSTSKGMTALCAHLLVDRGELDLDAPVVRYWPEFGQAGKQDIPVRWLLSHRAGLIAPREPLPAGYAYDWDAVCATLAATPPWWEPGTAQGYHAVTFGYLVGEVVRRVTGQSLGAFLRSEITGPLDAGVFIGTPAEEHARCADMVGQLDAARLAEQFPGAPTPPFRALSDHPLAVVMLALTSIPTGDVNSAAYRSAEIPAGNAHASAHGLATVYGALAGGKLVGPGTLEAMRRSQSRPGERDLTIDALAPAGREHRWGLGYMLNHEGQAGPNPGAFGHGGAGGSYAFADPENRLSYAYTMNKYGGGTTGDDPRNRGLVRAVYRALEETRR, from the coding sequence ATGGGACCAGCCATCGTCGACGGCCGCTGCGCACCGGGCTTCACCGGCGTACGGGAGGCGTTCGAGCGGAACTTCAGCGAGCACGGCGACATCGGCGCGGCGGTCACGGTGACCGTGGAGGGCGAGGCGGTGGTCGACCTGTGGGGCGGCCGCGCGGACGCCGCCGGGACCCGCGCCTGGGAGCGCGACACCCTCGTCAATGTCTACTCGACGTCCAAGGGGATGACCGCCCTGTGCGCCCATCTCCTCGTGGACCGGGGCGAGTTGGACCTCGATGCGCCGGTGGTGCGCTACTGGCCCGAGTTCGGGCAGGCCGGGAAGCAGGACATACCCGTGCGCTGGCTGCTCAGCCACCGCGCCGGTCTGATCGCGCCCCGTGAGCCGCTCCCCGCGGGGTACGCCTACGACTGGGACGCCGTGTGCGCCACCCTCGCGGCGACCCCGCCGTGGTGGGAGCCGGGCACCGCGCAGGGCTACCACGCGGTGACGTTCGGATACCTGGTGGGCGAGGTCGTACGGCGGGTCACCGGACAGTCCCTCGGCGCGTTCCTGCGCAGTGAGATCACCGGGCCGCTGGACGCGGGGGTGTTCATCGGCACCCCCGCCGAGGAGCACGCCCGCTGTGCGGACATGGTCGGGCAGCTGGACGCGGCACGGCTCGCCGAGCAGTTCCCCGGCGCGCCCACGCCGCCGTTCCGCGCGCTGTCCGACCATCCGCTGGCCGTGGTGATGCTGGCGCTGACGTCCATCCCCACCGGCGATGTCAACAGCGCCGCCTACCGGTCGGCCGAGATCCCGGCGGGCAACGCCCACGCCAGCGCCCATGGGCTGGCGACCGTGTACGGCGCGCTGGCGGGCGGCAAGCTCGTCGGTCCCGGCACCCTGGAGGCGATGCGCCGGTCGCAGAGCCGGCCGGGCGAGCGTGATCTGACGATCGATGCGCTCGCCCCGGCGGGCCGCGAACACCGCTGGGGCCTGGGCTACATGCTCAACCACGAGGGCCAGGCGGGGCCCAATCCCGGGGCGTTCGGGCACGGTGGCGCGGGCGGCTCCTACGCCTTCGCCGATCCGGAGAACCGGCTGTCCTACGCGTACACCATGAACAAGTACGGCGGTGGCACGACGGGCGACGACCCGCGCAACCGCGGCCTGGTCCGGGCGGTCTACCGGGCACTGGAGGAGACCCGGAGGTGA
- a CDS encoding ATP-binding protein, with the protein MTLPGDRHYTVELHASAERVPQIRRILAAHLRYWDLELHIPPVCRGVAELLTNVHRHIGPDARCVVELRWSGRHLTASVADGGPRLPKLRSAACGGLSTVAALSDSWGTCGTPDGKVIWFTRRVEATRSSRLTSRTPLRSVPDAKGQPVVPPAVPVEPLVEPVPEAAAEVTAGAAPAASEVSFA; encoded by the coding sequence ATGACACTTCCCGGCGACCGGCACTACACGGTCGAACTGCATGCTTCGGCGGAGCGGGTGCCGCAGATCCGGCGGATCCTTGCCGCGCACCTGCGGTACTGGGATCTCGAACTGCATATCCCGCCCGTGTGCCGGGGAGTGGCGGAACTCCTGACCAACGTCCATCGCCATATCGGCCCGGACGCCCGGTGCGTCGTCGAACTCCGCTGGAGCGGCCGTCACCTCACCGCGTCCGTCGCCGACGGGGGCCCGCGACTGCCGAAACTGCGCTCCGCCGCCTGCGGCGGACTCTCCACCGTGGCGGCGCTCAGCGACAGTTGGGGCACCTGCGGCACCCCGGACGGCAAGGTCATCTGGTTCACCCGCCGGGTCGAGGCGACCCGCAGCTCCCGGCTGACGAGTCGCACTCCGCTGCGCAGCGTGCCCGACGCGAAGGGCCAGCCGGTGGTGCCTCCCGCGGTACCGGTCGAGCCGCTCGTCGAGCCGGTGCCGGAAGCCGCCGCGGAGGTCACCGCCGGGGCCGCGCCGGCCGCATCAGAGGTGTCCTTCGCCTGA
- a CDS encoding phosphocholine-specific phospholipase C gives MPELNRRRFLQIAGATAGVSALSGSIARAAAIPAKRRSGSIDDIEHVVVLMQENRSFDHYFGSMKGVRGFGDPRPLILENGKSVWHQPDGSQDVLPYHPDAENLGMQFIEGLNHDWAGGHKAWNDGKYDSWIPAKGTGTMAHLTRKDIPFHYALADAFTICDSYHCSIIGATDPNRYYMFSGHVGNDGSGGGPVLGNEEAGYSWTTYPERLQKAGVSWKIYQDIGDGLDANGKWGWIEDAYRGNYGDNSLLFFNQYRDAKPGDPLYDKARTGTNAKQGDGYFDRLKADVKADKLPQVSWVAAPEAFSEHPNWPANYGAWYVSQVLDALTSNPEVWSKTALLITYDENDGYFDHVLPPFPPASADQGKSTVDSKLDSFGGNATYSAGPYGLGQRVPMLVVSPWSTGGYVCSEVFDHTSIIRFLERRFGVHEPNISPWRRAICGDLTSAFDFGLENTKPAALPATDGFQPPDNERHDSYVPKPPANPVLPKQEPGSRPSRPLPYAPFVDGAGTPSTGRYTLTFSGGDKAGACFTVTGGNRTDGPWTYTTEAGKKIADTWNTSYSKDVYDLSVYGPNGFLRSFKGDGKKAGPEVTARHDATAGRLVLTLTNHGSTDCHLTVTNAYGGASETYPVRAGATVKKPLDLRASKRWYDLSVTSDTDKSFLRRFAGHVENGETGVSDPAIITG, from the coding sequence ATGCCTGAACTGAATCGGCGGCGTTTCCTCCAGATCGCCGGTGCCACCGCGGGTGTCTCGGCCCTGTCGGGCAGCATCGCCCGTGCCGCGGCCATCCCCGCCAAGCGACGCTCCGGCTCCATCGACGACATCGAGCATGTCGTCGTCCTGATGCAGGAGAATCGTTCCTTCGACCACTACTTCGGCTCGATGAAGGGCGTACGCGGCTTCGGCGACCCGCGCCCGCTCATCCTGGAGAACGGGAAGTCCGTCTGGCACCAGCCCGACGGCTCCCAGGACGTCCTGCCCTACCACCCGGACGCCGAGAACCTCGGCATGCAGTTCATCGAGGGGCTGAACCACGACTGGGCGGGCGGCCACAAGGCCTGGAACGACGGCAAGTACGACAGCTGGATCCCGGCCAAGGGCACCGGGACGATGGCCCATCTGACCCGCAAGGACATCCCGTTCCACTACGCGCTCGCCGATGCGTTCACCATCTGCGACTCGTACCACTGCTCGATCATCGGAGCCACCGACCCCAACCGCTACTACATGTTCTCGGGCCACGTCGGCAACGACGGCTCGGGCGGCGGCCCGGTCCTGGGCAACGAGGAGGCGGGATACAGCTGGACGACGTACCCGGAGCGGCTGCAGAAGGCCGGGGTCTCCTGGAAGATCTACCAGGACATCGGTGACGGCCTGGACGCGAACGGCAAGTGGGGCTGGATCGAGGACGCCTACCGCGGCAACTACGGCGACAACTCGCTGCTCTTCTTCAACCAGTACCGCGACGCCAAGCCCGGCGACCCGCTCTACGACAAGGCCCGCACCGGCACCAACGCCAAGCAGGGCGACGGCTACTTCGACCGGCTCAAGGCCGATGTGAAGGCCGACAAGCTCCCGCAGGTCTCCTGGGTCGCCGCCCCCGAGGCCTTCTCCGAGCACCCCAACTGGCCCGCGAACTACGGTGCCTGGTACGTCTCCCAGGTGCTGGACGCGCTCACCTCCAACCCCGAGGTGTGGAGCAAGACCGCCCTGCTCATCACGTACGACGAGAACGACGGCTACTTCGACCACGTCCTCCCGCCGTTCCCGCCGGCCTCCGCCGACCAGGGCAAGTCGACCGTCGACAGCAAGCTCGACAGCTTCGGCGGCAACGCCACCTACTCCGCCGGCCCCTACGGCCTCGGCCAGCGCGTCCCGATGCTCGTCGTCTCGCCCTGGAGCACCGGCGGTTACGTCTGCTCCGAGGTGTTCGACCACACCTCCATCATCCGGTTCCTGGAGCGCCGCTTCGGGGTGCACGAGCCCAACATCTCGCCGTGGCGGCGTGCCATCTGCGGCGACCTGACGTCGGCCTTCGACTTCGGACTGGAGAACACCAAGCCGGCCGCGCTCCCGGCCACCGACGGCTTCCAGCCGCCGGACAACGAGCGGCACGACAGCTATGTGCCGAAGCCGCCGGCCAACCCCGTCCTGCCCAAGCAGGAGCCGGGCTCCCGGCCGTCCCGCCCGCTGCCGTACGCGCCGTTCGTCGACGGGGCCGGCACCCCCTCCACCGGGCGCTACACCCTCACCTTCAGCGGTGGCGACAAGGCCGGCGCCTGCTTCACCGTCACCGGGGGCAACCGCACCGACGGCCCGTGGACGTACACCACGGAGGCCGGCAAGAAGATAGCCGACACCTGGAACACCTCCTACTCCAAGGACGTGTACGACCTGTCGGTCTACGGCCCGAACGGCTTCCTGCGCTCCTTCAAGGGCGACGGCAAGAAGGCCGGTCCCGAGGTGACCGCCCGTCATGACGCGACCGCCGGCCGCCTCGTCCTCACCCTGACCAACCACGGCAGCACCGACTGCCACCTCACGGTCACCAACGCCTACGGCGGGGCGAGCGAGACCTACCCCGTCCGCGCGGGTGCCACCGTCAAGAAGCCGCTCGACCTGCGCGCCAGCAAGCGCTGGTACGACCTGTCGGTCACCTCCGACACGGACAAGTCCTTCCTGCGCCGGTTCGCCGGCCATGTGGAGAACGGTGAGACGGGCGTGAGCGACCCGGCGATCATCACGGGCTGA
- a CDS encoding VOC family protein has protein sequence MSATPRPAPAAVQPVIVTPDLDRLQAFYTGLLGAEEFTRVPEEGPVFFVGLRLDGSELGLVADPGVATGTPTRILLSFAVADVDALLDRVEPLGGTVRGPANDMPWGMRVAHVQDPDGNAVNLTQPV, from the coding sequence ATGTCTGCCACCCCGCGCCCGGCCCCTGCCGCCGTCCAGCCGGTGATCGTCACCCCCGACCTCGACCGTCTGCAGGCCTTCTACACCGGATTGCTGGGCGCCGAGGAGTTCACCCGGGTGCCCGAGGAGGGCCCGGTCTTCTTCGTCGGGCTGCGGCTCGACGGCTCGGAGCTGGGCCTCGTGGCCGACCCGGGCGTCGCGACCGGCACCCCGACCCGGATCCTGCTGAGCTTCGCCGTCGCGGACGTCGACGCGCTGCTGGACCGGGTCGAGCCGCTCGGCGGCACGGTGCGCGGCCCCGCCAACGACATGCCCTGGGGCATGCGGGTCGCCCATGTCCAGGATCCGGACGGCAACGCGGTCAACCTCACCCAACCGGTCTGA
- a CDS encoding PucR family transcriptional regulator yields the protein MAALGRTLETPLRCAVSRPADDPAELPALRAEVDDILRVTTEDARAPGVAALGDVHARVLLLHCADALERRPRLRHPGIEAMREHDRARHTDYAASVLAWLDAVGNVGEAARRLTVHPNTLKYRLRRARELFGIDLDQPDVRLSCWLQLRLTD from the coding sequence GTGGCCGCGCTCGGCCGCACCCTGGAGACACCGCTGCGCTGCGCCGTCAGCCGCCCCGCCGACGACCCCGCCGAACTGCCCGCGCTGCGTGCGGAGGTGGACGACATCCTCCGCGTGACGACCGAGGATGCCCGCGCTCCCGGCGTCGCGGCGCTCGGCGACGTACACGCCCGGGTCCTGCTGCTGCACTGCGCCGACGCGCTGGAGCGCCGTCCCCGGCTGCGCCACCCCGGCATCGAGGCCATGCGGGAGCACGACCGGGCCCGCCACACGGATTACGCCGCGTCGGTCCTGGCCTGGCTGGACGCGGTCGGCAATGTCGGCGAGGCCGCGCGGCGGCTGACCGTCCACCCCAACACCCTCAAGTACCGCCTGCGCCGCGCCCGTGAGCTGTTCGGGATCGACCTCGACCAGCCGGACGTGCGGCTCTCGTGCTGGCTGCAGCTACGGCTGACCGACTGA
- a CDS encoding isochorismatase family protein, which translates to MTATEPATAGTAQTETGTEIETASDAGTAPGPGPGTGSAPGAPAGPVRPVEALLLVDLQSAFVAGGEAVPDAARVLDRSRALLARARAAGALVVHLQNDGAPGTVDEPHTPGWRLHLPVAPGPRETVVRKTGDDGFDGTPLGALLTDAGVEALTLCGVLSEMCVSATARTALARDFRVVLPHDAHATYDVPAAPGIGESVPAALASRAAEWALGDDVEIVARAAEVTFTAARPGCGTGSRAGSRTER; encoded by the coding sequence ATGACTGCGACCGAGCCCGCGACCGCCGGAACCGCCCAGACGGAGACCGGGACCGAGATCGAGACGGCCTCCGATGCCGGTACCGCCCCCGGCCCTGGCCCCGGGACCGGGAGTGCGCCCGGGGCCCCGGCAGGACCGGTCCGCCCCGTCGAGGCCCTGCTGCTCGTCGATCTCCAGTCGGCCTTCGTCGCGGGCGGCGAGGCGGTGCCCGACGCGGCGCGGGTGCTCGACCGGAGCCGTGCCCTGCTCGCCCGGGCCCGTGCCGCGGGGGCCCTCGTCGTCCATCTGCAGAACGACGGCGCTCCCGGAACCGTCGACGAGCCGCATACGCCCGGCTGGCGGCTCCACCTCCCCGTGGCGCCCGGGCCCCGCGAGACCGTGGTCCGCAAGACCGGGGACGACGGCTTCGACGGCACCCCGCTCGGCGCCCTGCTCACCGACGCGGGCGTCGAGGCGCTGACGCTCTGCGGGGTGCTCTCCGAGATGTGCGTGAGCGCCACCGCCCGCACCGCCCTGGCCCGCGACTTCCGGGTCGTCCTGCCGCACGACGCACACGCCACCTACGACGTGCCGGCGGCGCCCGGCATCGGCGAGAGCGTGCCGGCCGCCCTGGCCTCCCGTGCGGCGGAGTGGGCCCTGGGCGACGATGTCGAGATCGTCGCGCGTGCCGCCGAGGTCACCTTCACCGCCGCCCGACCCGGTTGCGGGACCGGTTCCCGGGCCGGATCCCGTACCGAGCGATGA
- a CDS encoding MarR family winged helix-turn-helix transcriptional regulator — MGHDAQRAPRQAGSAAPGEDLDHDVEEVIAAVLTASRLLVGISARALGRTAPSLTLPQLRALVVLDGRGPVKLAALAGALGVNPSTAMRMVDRLEAAGSVTRQTNPGNRREVVLTLTEEGRRLVERVLAGRHTEIAEIVARLPAAQRAGLIDSLRALTDAAGEPPVAPRPAPPPEAAAP; from the coding sequence ATGGGGCACGACGCGCAGCGCGCACCGCGGCAGGCCGGGTCGGCCGCGCCCGGCGAGGATCTCGATCATGATGTCGAGGAGGTCATCGCCGCGGTGCTGACCGCCTCCCGGCTGCTGGTCGGGATCTCCGCCCGCGCGCTCGGCCGGACAGCGCCCTCGCTCACCCTGCCCCAGCTGCGGGCCCTGGTGGTGCTGGACGGCCGGGGCCCGGTCAAACTCGCCGCACTGGCCGGGGCGCTGGGCGTCAACCCGTCCACCGCGATGCGGATGGTCGACCGGCTGGAGGCGGCGGGCAGCGTCACCCGGCAGACCAACCCCGGCAACCGCCGCGAGGTCGTACTGACCCTGACGGAGGAGGGCCGCCGTCTCGTCGAGCGGGTGCTGGCCGGCCGGCACACGGAGATCGCCGAGATCGTGGCCCGGCTTCCGGCCGCCCAGCGTGCCGGGCTCATCGACTCGTTGCGCGCCCTCACCGACGCGGCGGGCGAGCCGCCCGTGGCCCCACGGCCGGCCCCGCCGCCCGAGGCTGCCGCTCCCTGA